A single Gadus macrocephalus chromosome 22, ASM3116895v1 DNA region contains:
- the eomesa gene encoding eomesodermin homolog a isoform X1 — translation MQLENILPSSSINLPKTFYNLSSSDSANNSPGSSQIEYQEVERTETESTNAPKKYLSGAGMMGEGEGDTFSGTKTAPDGRKGSPVLGGVGVGVAEDDLASGRRYNIDDLGSDRYFISSSQAGSDMANPCSLFPYAGQTGSVYSASNGSRYSASLHYGSVLPPAGFSSSVCSSRSQFAGGGYQFGQGPGCLYPSYPATGSSIGSMSLPGSAAGARAQVYLCNRPLWLKFHRHQTEMIITKQGRRMFPFLSFNITGLNLTAHYNVFVEVILADPNHWRFQGGKWVTCGKADNNMQGNKMYVHPESPNTGAHWMRQEISFGKLKLTNNKGANNNNTQMIVLQSLHKYQPRLHIVEVTEEGVEDMSNEAKTQTFTFPENQFIAVTAYQNTDITQLKIDHNPFAKGFRDNYDSRMYTAPESDRLTPSPTDSPRSHQIVPGARYAMQPFFQDQFVNQLPQNRFYASERAVPQTNSILSPQGEDAGAGASAQRWFVTPMQQAGSNKLDLSYENDYSAGSLLSYGIKPLPLQTSHALSYYPDSAFASMAAGWGSRSTYQRKVTTGLPWSPRPSPPAFPEEQLGAPTKDKLPEESAPPSSASNWLETSHSLKSVDSTDSGVYSMVCKRRRMSPGGSSTENSPSIKCEDLTTDEYNKDNPKGMGYYAFYTSP, via the exons ATGCAGTTGGAGAACATCCTTCCTAGCTCGAGCATCAACTTACCCAAGACGTTTTATAACCTCTCGTCGTCCGACAGCGCCAATAACAGCCCCGGCTCCTCACAGATCGAGTATCAAGAAGTGGAGCGAACCGAGACGGAATCCACGAACGCCCCGAAGAAGTACCTGAGCGGAGCGGGGATgatgggagagggggaaggggacaCTTTCTCTGGGACTAAGACCGCCCCCGATGGGAGGAAAGGCTCTCCGGTTctcggtggtgttggtgttggtgttgcaGAGGACGACCTGGCAAGTGGCCGGCGATACAACATAGACGATCTGGGCTCCGACAGATACTTTATCTCGTCCTCTCAGGCTGGTTCCGACATGGCCAACCCGTGCTCCCTGTTCCCCTACGCGGGACAGACCGGCTCGGTGTACAGCGCCTCCAACGGCTCCAGGTATTCGGCGTCTCTGCACTACGGATCCGTGCTGCCCCCCGCGGGCTTCTCGTCCTCTGTGTGCTCCAGTCGCAGCCAGTTTGCCGGCGGAGGATACCAGTTCGGCCAGGGTCCGGGCTGTCTGTACCCTTCTTACCCAGCGACGGGATCCAGCATCGGCTCCATGTCGCTGCCCGGGTCCGCGGCCGGAGCCAGGGCGCAGGTTTATCTGTGCAACCGGCCCCTCTGGCTCAAGTTTCACCGGCACCAGACGGAGATGATCATCACCAAACAGGGGCG GCGAATGTTCCCATTCCTCAGTTTTAACATCACCGGGCTCAACCTGACAGCTCATTACAACGTGTTTGTAGAAGTCATCCTGGCAGACCCCAATCACTGGCGCTTTCAGGGAGGCAAATGGGTCACCTGTGGGAAAGCGGACAATAATATGCAGG ggAACAAGATGTACGTCCACCCCGAATCCCCCAATACCGGTGCGCACTGGATGAGACAAGAAATCTCATTTGGCAAACTGAAGCTGACCAACAACAAGGGTGCCAACAATAATAACACACAG ATGATCGTGCTACAGTCCCTCCACAAGTACCAGCCCCGACTGCACATCGTGGAGGTGACCGAGGAGGGCGTGGAGGACATGAGCAACGAGGCCAAGACACAGACCTTCACCTTTCCGGAGAACCAGTTCATCGCCGTGACCGCCTACCAAAACACAGAC ATCACACAACTGAAGATAGACCACAACCCCTTCGCGAAAGGTTTCCGGGACAATTATGACTC CAGGATGTACACGGCCCCGGAGAGCGACAGGTTGACCCCGTCCCCCACCGACTCGCCGCGCTCCCACCAGATCGTCCCGGGCGCCCGCTACGCCATGCAGCCCTTCTTCCAGGACCAGTTCGTCAACCAGCTGCCGCAGAACCGCTTCTACGCCAGCGAGCGCGCCGTGCCACAGACCAACAGCATCCTGTCCCCGCAGGGTGAGGACGCGGGCGCCGGCGCCTCCGCGCAGCGCTGGTTCGTCACGCCCATGCAACAGGCGGGCTCCAACAAACTGGACCTGTCCTATGAGAACGACTACTCCGCCGGCAGCCTGCTGTCGTACGGCATCAAGCCGCTGCCCCTGCAGACGTCCCACGCCCTCAGCTACTACCCCGACTCGGCCTTCGCCTCCATGGCGGCGGGCTGGGGCAGCCGCAGCACTTACCAGCGCAAGGTGACCACGGGCCTGCCCTGGTCCCCGCGGCCCAGCCCCCCCGCCTTCCCCGAGGAGCAGCTGGGTGCCCCCACGAAGGACAAGCTGCCGGAGGAGAGCGCGCCGCCGTCGTCGGCCTCGAACTGGCTGGAGACGTCGCACTCGCTGAAGTCTGTGGACTCGACGGACTCTGGGGTGTACTCCATGGTCTGCAAGAGGCGCCGGATGTCCCCCGGGGGCTCCAGCACGGAGAACTCCCCGAGCATTAAGTGCGAGGACTTGACCACGGACGAGTACAACAAGGACAACCCGAAAGGCATGGGCTACTATGCGTTCTACACGAGCCCCTAA
- the eomesa gene encoding eomesodermin homolog a isoform X2, whose translation MQLENILPSSSINLPKTFYNLSSSDSANNSPGSSQIEYQEVERTETESTNAPKKYLSGAGMMGEGEGDTFSGTKTAPDGRKGSPVLGGVGVGVAEDDLASGRRYNIDDLGSDRYFISSSQAGSDMANPCSLFPYAGQTGSVYSASNGSRYSASLHYGSVLPPAGFSSSVCSSRSQFAGGGYQFGQGPGCLYPSYPATGSSIGSMSLPGSAAGARAQVYLCNRPLWLKFHRHQTEMIITKQGRRMFPFLSFNITGLNLTAHYNVFVEVILADPNHWRFQGGKWVTCGKADNNMQGNKMYVHPESPNTGAHWMRQEISFGKLKLTNNKGANNNNTQMIVLQSLHKYQPRLHIVEVTEEGVEDMSNEAKTQTFTFPENQFIAVTAYQNTDITQLKIDHNPFAKGFRDNYDSMYTAPESDRLTPSPTDSPRSHQIVPGARYAMQPFFQDQFVNQLPQNRFYASERAVPQTNSILSPQGEDAGAGASAQRWFVTPMQQAGSNKLDLSYENDYSAGSLLSYGIKPLPLQTSHALSYYPDSAFASMAAGWGSRSTYQRKVTTGLPWSPRPSPPAFPEEQLGAPTKDKLPEESAPPSSASNWLETSHSLKSVDSTDSGVYSMVCKRRRMSPGGSSTENSPSIKCEDLTTDEYNKDNPKGMGYYAFYTSP comes from the exons ATGCAGTTGGAGAACATCCTTCCTAGCTCGAGCATCAACTTACCCAAGACGTTTTATAACCTCTCGTCGTCCGACAGCGCCAATAACAGCCCCGGCTCCTCACAGATCGAGTATCAAGAAGTGGAGCGAACCGAGACGGAATCCACGAACGCCCCGAAGAAGTACCTGAGCGGAGCGGGGATgatgggagagggggaaggggacaCTTTCTCTGGGACTAAGACCGCCCCCGATGGGAGGAAAGGCTCTCCGGTTctcggtggtgttggtgttggtgttgcaGAGGACGACCTGGCAAGTGGCCGGCGATACAACATAGACGATCTGGGCTCCGACAGATACTTTATCTCGTCCTCTCAGGCTGGTTCCGACATGGCCAACCCGTGCTCCCTGTTCCCCTACGCGGGACAGACCGGCTCGGTGTACAGCGCCTCCAACGGCTCCAGGTATTCGGCGTCTCTGCACTACGGATCCGTGCTGCCCCCCGCGGGCTTCTCGTCCTCTGTGTGCTCCAGTCGCAGCCAGTTTGCCGGCGGAGGATACCAGTTCGGCCAGGGTCCGGGCTGTCTGTACCCTTCTTACCCAGCGACGGGATCCAGCATCGGCTCCATGTCGCTGCCCGGGTCCGCGGCCGGAGCCAGGGCGCAGGTTTATCTGTGCAACCGGCCCCTCTGGCTCAAGTTTCACCGGCACCAGACGGAGATGATCATCACCAAACAGGGGCG GCGAATGTTCCCATTCCTCAGTTTTAACATCACCGGGCTCAACCTGACAGCTCATTACAACGTGTTTGTAGAAGTCATCCTGGCAGACCCCAATCACTGGCGCTTTCAGGGAGGCAAATGGGTCACCTGTGGGAAAGCGGACAATAATATGCAGG ggAACAAGATGTACGTCCACCCCGAATCCCCCAATACCGGTGCGCACTGGATGAGACAAGAAATCTCATTTGGCAAACTGAAGCTGACCAACAACAAGGGTGCCAACAATAATAACACACAG ATGATCGTGCTACAGTCCCTCCACAAGTACCAGCCCCGACTGCACATCGTGGAGGTGACCGAGGAGGGCGTGGAGGACATGAGCAACGAGGCCAAGACACAGACCTTCACCTTTCCGGAGAACCAGTTCATCGCCGTGACCGCCTACCAAAACACAGAC ATCACACAACTGAAGATAGACCACAACCCCTTCGCGAAAGGTTTCCGGGACAATTATGACTC GATGTACACGGCCCCGGAGAGCGACAGGTTGACCCCGTCCCCCACCGACTCGCCGCGCTCCCACCAGATCGTCCCGGGCGCCCGCTACGCCATGCAGCCCTTCTTCCAGGACCAGTTCGTCAACCAGCTGCCGCAGAACCGCTTCTACGCCAGCGAGCGCGCCGTGCCACAGACCAACAGCATCCTGTCCCCGCAGGGTGAGGACGCGGGCGCCGGCGCCTCCGCGCAGCGCTGGTTCGTCACGCCCATGCAACAGGCGGGCTCCAACAAACTGGACCTGTCCTATGAGAACGACTACTCCGCCGGCAGCCTGCTGTCGTACGGCATCAAGCCGCTGCCCCTGCAGACGTCCCACGCCCTCAGCTACTACCCCGACTCGGCCTTCGCCTCCATGGCGGCGGGCTGGGGCAGCCGCAGCACTTACCAGCGCAAGGTGACCACGGGCCTGCCCTGGTCCCCGCGGCCCAGCCCCCCCGCCTTCCCCGAGGAGCAGCTGGGTGCCCCCACGAAGGACAAGCTGCCGGAGGAGAGCGCGCCGCCGTCGTCGGCCTCGAACTGGCTGGAGACGTCGCACTCGCTGAAGTCTGTGGACTCGACGGACTCTGGGGTGTACTCCATGGTCTGCAAGAGGCGCCGGATGTCCCCCGGGGGCTCCAGCACGGAGAACTCCCCGAGCATTAAGTGCGAGGACTTGACCACGGACGAGTACAACAAGGACAACCCGAAAGGCATGGGCTACTATGCGTTCTACACGAGCCCCTAA